GTTCAAGGCCATCCCCGATCTCTACACGCCCCAAGTCCAGGGTTCCACACTGCAGTTCGGCAAGCGGATGCTGCTCGCCTGCCCCGGCGACCCCGACCGCCGCCGCACCATGCAGATCCGCTCGTCCTACGACGGCGGACGCACCTGGGACAGCGTGGACCGCGGCACGACCGTCACCACGGACTGGTCCGGCTACTCGGACCTGGTGCGGGCCGACGACGACCACGTGGGTCTGATGTACGAGGGCGGGGCGGTCGACGCGCGCGACGAGATCCGCTTCGCGCGCTTCACCGAGGACTGGCTGCAGCCGCGCCGGGGCCCGGACCCGACGACCACCGACCGCGCGCCGTACGCGCGACCCGCAGCCGTGCTCGGCGGCGCGTCCACCACGGACGGCCGGTTCGGCAGTGCCATCGCCCTCGACGGCCGGAACGATGCCGTGCGCCTGCCCTTCCGCCGCCAACTCCCGCTGGGCACGAAGGACTTCACTGCCTCCCTCTGGTTCCGCTACTCCGCGACCACCGGTGAACAGCCGCTGCTCTGGATGGGCGGCATCGGCACCAACCAGCCGCAGGTCTGGCTGCGCGGCGAGCCCGCGAGCAACCGCGTCACGGGCCTGATCACCACGCGCGAAGGCTCCACTCCCCCGAAGTCCGCGTCCGTGCGCACCACGAACGCCTACAACGACGGCCAGTGGCACCACATCGCCCTGCGTCGCGGCGGAGGACAGCTGACGATGTCCCTCGACGGCACACAGATCAGCACCGCCGACGTCCCGGGCTCGGTCACCCGCACCTCCGGGTACGGGTTCCACGTCGGCCAACGGGTCGACAGTCGCGCCCATTTCACCGGCTCGATCGATGAAGTACGCGTCTATGACCGGGCGTTGAGCGACGCCGAACTCGCCGAACTCGGCCAGGACGGCGGCGCCAAGGCGCCTGTGACGCGGGACACCGTCGCATGGCTCCCCATGGACCACGTCCGCGCGAGCAACTAACGTCCCGCACGTGTCCGCCGACCAAGGTCCACGCGGCGGCCCGAGCGCGCGCAGGATCTGGATCGTCCTGCTGCTCGCCCTGGCCTGCGCGGCCGTGCTGCTCACCGCCCTCCCGGACGACCGGGAGGGCGGCGACGCATGTCAGGCACGCACCGTCTCGTCCTGGACCGCCGACGACAAGGTCACCGGGGCGTTCGCCCGCTACGGCGACGACACGGCGCGGGCGGACGACTGGACCGGCGGCGACGGCACGCACTCGGTACGGCTGCCGGACGGACGGCTGCTGTGGCTGTTCTCCGACACCTTCCTCGGCCAGGTGCACGCCCCGCCCAACCCGGTGGGCCAGCCCCACACCTGGCGTGACGCGACGGCGCCCATGGTCCGCAACTCGGGCGTGGTGATGTCGCGTTCGGGCACCCTGGAACGCACCCTGCCCGCCCCGCTCTTCGCCGATCCGGCGCCGCAGCAGTGGCGCTGGCCGGTCGCCGCGAAGGTGGAGCCCCGCTCCCCCGGCTCCTCCGAAGACGTCGTACGCGTCCTGCTGTGGACCCGCGCCAACGGCACCGGCCCGTGGATCTACGGGGTGCCGACCGCCACCGAGGTCGCCACGCTCTCGCTGCCCGATCTGCGCGTCGAGGGGATCGTCAAGGTCTCCGACCAGCAGTCCGTGCGCGATCTCGACAAGCGCGTCCTGTACGGCACGACGACGGTCGACGACGGCGACTGGACCTACGTCTTCGGCGGCAACGACGGCAAGGCCGTCTCGCGCCCCGCCTCGCACGCCTATGTGGCCCGCGTCCCCAAGGGCAGGCTGGCGGAGCCCGGCGCGTGGCGGTACTGGGACGGCGGGGACTGGACCGAGTCCGGGAAGCCGCGGGCCGTCCTCGGCGACGGCGAACGCAAGGGCGTGGGCAGCGCGTTCACGGTGGGGCGGGTGAAGGGGACGTACGTCCTGTTCACGATGGCTGCGGGGACCGAGGGCCTGACCAACGTGACCTCCTACTGGGCGTGTTCGCCCACCGGTCCCTGGCACGGCCCCGCGAAGGGCTTCGCGCCGCCCCTGCCGAAGGACGGGGCGGCCGATCAGGACACGGCCGCGTACAACCCCCAGGCCCATCCCGCGCTCAGCGGGAACGGGCGGCTGCTGCTCAGCTACGACGTCAACTGGCTGGACGCGGCGCCCGCGAGCGCGGCGGCCAACGTCAGCCGGAACGTGTCGCTGTACCGGCCGCGGTTCGTGTCCGTTCGACTGGCGACGGCTCAGTGACGAAGTCCTCGGGGTCACGCGAGCGCCGCTTGGCGATCACCGCGCAGACCATCAGCTGCATCTGGTGGAAGAGCATCAGCGGCAGCACGGCGAGCGAGGCCTGCGCCCCGAACAGGACGCTCGCCATGGGCAGTCCGGCCGCGAGGGACTTCTTCGACCCGGCGAACTGGATGGCGATGCGGTCCCCGCGGCCGAAGCCGAGCCGCTTGGCCCCGTACCAGGTGAGGGCGAGCATCACGGCGAGCAGCACCGCCTCGACACCGAGCAGCGCGCCGAGCCGCAGCGGCGTCACCTGGTGCCAGATGCCCTGCACCATGCCCTCGCTGAACGCGGTGTAGACGACGAGCAGGATCGAGCCGCGGTCGACGAGGCCGAGGACCTTCTTGTTCCGTGCGATGAACCCGCCGATCCAGCGGCGCAGGAACTGACCGGCCAGGAACGGCACGAGGAGCTGCAGCACGATCTTCAGGACCGAGTCCGCGGAGAACCCGCCCCCGCTGTTGCCGAGCAGGGCGGCGGCGAGCAGCGGTGTGAGGACGATGCCGGCCAGTGAGGAGAAGGAGCCCGCGCAGATCGCCGCGGGCACGTTGCCGCGGGCCATGGAGGTGAAGGCGATCGACGACTGGATCGTGGAGGGCACGAGCGTGAGGAAGAGGAACCCGCTGTAGAGGGCGGGCGTCAGGACGTACGGCACGAGGCCCTTGGCCGCGAGCCCGAGCAGCGGGAAGACCAGGAACGTACAGGCGAGGACGGTGACATGGAGCCGCCAGTGCTTGAGCCCGTCCAGCGCCTCACGGGTGGAGAGCCGTGCTCCGTAGAGGAAGAAGAGCAGCGCGACGGCCGCCGTGGAGGCACCGCCCGCCACATCGGCGCCCATGCCGCGCGCGGGCAGCAGCGCGGCGACGCCTACTGTGCCGAGCAACGCCAGGATGTAGGGGTCGATCGGCATCCAGGTGGGCCAGCTCGGGCGTTTCACTTCGCTCCATCGGTTCGGTTCATGTCGTGCCCTCTCGATGATCCTCCTGATCACCGCGATCGGGAATCCCGGATACCGCTCTGACTGTCATCACGTTCCGCGATAACCTTGTGCCATGTACGACCCCGCCCAGCTCCGTACGTTTCTCGCCGTGGCCCAGACGTTGAGCTTCACTCAGGCCGCCCGGCGCCTGGGTCTTCGCCAGTCCACGGTGAGCCAGCACGTACGCCGCCTGGAGGACGCCACCGGCCGCCAGCTCTTCGCGCGCGACACGCACTCCGTGGAGCTGACCGAGGACGGCGAGGCGATGCTCGGCTTCGCGCGGCGGATCCTGGAGGTGCACGAGCAGGCGACGGCGTTCTTCACCGGGACGCGGCTCGGCGGGCGGCTGCGGTTCGGGGCGTCGGAGGACTTCGTCCTGACCCGGCTCACCGACATCCTCGAGTCGTTCCGGCACGACCACCCCGACGTCGACCTGGAGCTGACGGTCGAGCTGTCCGGCACGCTGCACGAGCGTCTCGACGCGGGCAAGCTCGATCTGGTGCTCGCCAAGCGGCGGCCCGAGGATCCGCGCGGTGAGCTGGTCTGGCACGACGAGCTGGTCTGGATCGGCGCCGAGCGGCTTCGCCTGGACCCCGAGCGGCCGGTGCCGCTCATCGTGTTCCCGCCGCCCGGCATCAGCCGCGCCCTCGCCCTGGAAGCTCTGGAGCGGCGCGGCCGTGCCTGGCGGATCGCCTGCACGAGCGGCAGCCTGAACGGCCTGGTCGCCGCGGCCCGCGCAGGCCTCGGCGTGATGGCGCACTCCCACGGTCTGATCCCGCCGGGCCTGGAGCGGGTCCCGGAGCGGGCGGGCCTGCCGGAGCTGGGCGCGGTCGACTTCGTGCTCCTGCACGGGGAGCGGCGGGCCTCGGCGCAGCGCGCGGCGGACGCGCTCGCGGCATCGATCCTCGCGGGCGGCGACCGGCTGCACCGGCGGCGCCAGCGGTGACGGACGGTTTCAGCGCGGATAGGGCCGGTACGTGAGCTGCTTGACGCGGCGCATGAAGGGCGCCGTCTCGACGTGCTGGACGCCGTCGAGCTGCCCCAGCTTCTGGCTGAGGTAGGTGTAGAGGGCGGGGATGTCCCGGGCCACGGCCGTCGCCATGAGGTTGGAGGGGCCCGCCACGGCGGTGGCGTGGGCGATCTCTGCATGGGATGCGAGGGCCTTGCCCACCGAGTCCATGGCCCAGGGTGCGGTGGTGATCCAGAGCATCGTGCCGACGCGCAGGCCGATGAGGGCATCGGCGTACTCGATGTCGATGTAGATCACGCCGGACGCGAGGAGCGCGCCGAGGCGGCGCTTGACGGCCGACTCCGAACGCCCTGTGGCCTGCTGGAGCTCCGGGTAGGTCGCGCGGCCGTCCTGTTCGAGCGCGGCGACGAGCGGTTCGTCCTCCGGCTCGATCCGCAGGGGCGCCCCGTCCCGTACGGCGGGCGCGGGTGGTGTGCAGCGCAGGGCAGCGACCTGCTCGTCACTGAGCGGCCCGTGCTTCATCAGCCAGCCGTCGGGGCCGCCGAAGAACCGGTGCAGCATCTGCTGGGCGCGGATGTCGACGATGTGCGGGGTGCGCGGCAGCTTGGCGAGCAGCAGCTCGTCCTGGTCGGTGCGGGTGCGGGGGCGGGTGCAGCAGACGACCTCGGTGCCGCCGGAGGTGAGGCCGATCCATGAGGTGTCGGGGCGGCGCGCCAGGGCGGTGGCGATGGCGTCGGCGCCGTCGGGGGCGCAGCGGAGACGCAGCATCCACTGGTCCTGGCCGAGCTTCTCGTGGTCCCGGACGGCGACGATCCGCAGGTTTCCGTCGGAGACCAGCTTGCGGTAGCGGCGGGCGACGGTCTGGTCGGAGACGCCGAGAACCGCGGCGATCTTGCTGAAGGGCGCACGCCCGTCGAGCTCCAGGGCCTGGAGGAGTTTGACGTCGAGCGGATCCGGCGCGTCCGGCATGGCGGATTCCATCGATGCAGCACCCATCGGTGTCGGATTCCTTCGTTCTGGCGTGACTGGTGACGGGGATCGTCCGAGCGGACCCCATCGTACGAGGCATGCGCACGCGTCGCACCTGCGTCGCACACGCGTCGTAGAAGTCGCACGAGGAGATCTGAGAATGCGTACATGGGGGCCGCTCACAGCGGTATGCCTGGGGACGTTCATGCTGCTGCTGGACGTGACCATCGTGGTCGTGGCACTGCCCGACATGGCGAGGGCGCTAGATGCCTCGCTGAGTGATCTGCAATGGGTGATCGACGGTTACGCCCTGGCGCTCGCCGCGCTGTTGCTCGGTGTCGGCGCCGCGGCGGACGTGCTCGGCAGGCGGCGGCTGAACGTGGTGGGCACCGCGGTCTTCGCGCTCGCCTCGCTCGGCTGCGGTCTCGCCACGAACGCGGAGGTCCTGGTGGCCGCCCGCGCCCTGCAGGGGCTCGGCGCCGCCGCGATGTTCGCGACGACACTGCCGCTGCTCGGCGCCGCCTACCAGGGCCGCGACCGGTCGGTCGCGCTCGGCGTCTGGGGCGCGGTCAGCGGGGCCGCGGCGGCGATGGGGCCGATCGTCGGCGGGCTGCTCACCGAGGGGCCCGGCTGGCGGTGGATCTTCTTCGTGAACCTGCCGGTGAGCGTGGCGTCGATATGGCTGACACGGCGCCTGGTGCCGGAGTCGAAGGGCCTGGCGGGACGCCGGGTCGACTGGGCGGGCACGGTGACGTTCGCACTGTTCGCGGGCGCACTGACATACGGAGTGGTGCGGGCCGGTTCGGAGGGCTGGACGTCGGCGCCCACCGTGGTGACCCTCGCGGTCTCGCTGCTCGCGCTCGCCGCCTTCGTGGCCGTCGAACGCCGCGTCGCGCACCCGCTGCTCGACCTGAAGCTCCTGCGCGTGCCCGCCTTCACGGGGATCCTGGTCGGCGCGATCGGTTACAACGCCGCCGCGTTCGGTCTGATGCCCTACCTCTCGATCTGGCTGCAGACCGTGCTCGGCATGAGCCCGGTGACCGGCAGCCTCGTCATGCTGCCGCTCGCCGCGACCTCGTTCCTCGTGGCCGCGGTCGGCGGACGGCTGCTGCACGGGGTGCCCGCACGCCTGACCATCGGCGTGGGACTGCTCCTCATCGGCGCCGGCGGGGTCGCCCTCGCGGTGCTCGACGCCGGGTCGTCCTGGGGCGCGCTCATCCCCGGGCTCACCATCGCGGGGGTCGGCACCGGCCTGGTCTCGCCGGCGCTCGGCGGCGCGGCCCTCGCGGCGGTGCCGCCGGAGAACTCGGGGATGGCGGGTGGTGCGGTCAACACCTTCCGGCAGCTCGGGTACGCGGTCGGCGTGGCCGGTTTCGGCACCGTGCTGACCTCGCGGATGCAGGACTCGCTGGGCCATGACGCGGCTCACACCGTCGCGGGCGGCGGTGCGTCGGCCGTACGTGGCACGCTTTCCGAGCACACCGTGCGGGCCGCGTTCGCCTCCGGCCTGAACACCGCGGCGGTCGTCGCGGGTGTGGTCGGCCTGGTGGCCGGAGCGGCGGTCCTGGTCATGGTGCGGTCGGCGCACAGGACACCGGAAGCGAAGGTTCCGGCACCTGCCGAACGCATCCTCGAAGGACAGCCACAGCCGTAACCGCCGCGTACAGATTCCGTGGAGATTACGCCACCGAAACTTACTGAACCGTAAGTATTCTGTCCCGCCTCTCCCCTTGTGGTCGGATTTCACCGGCTGACCAGCGTGGATGGTACGTACCGAGGGGTCGGTCACCCCTCTCCCGCCGGGCACTGCGGTGGGGTACCGTCACCGGCGCTGTGCGGAGCGCCACAAGGAGCATCATTGCGCGAGTTCACGAACCCTCCGATGGCGTCGGCGCCGCTGGTGGGCGGCCTTGCCGACGTCGTGTTCGACCATGCCCTTGAGGATCCGCTCCACATCGCCTTCGGCCGCAAGACCGACGGCGTGTGGCGCGACGTCACATCGGCGGAGTTCCGTGACCAGGTGATGGCGCTCGCCAAGGGGCTTCTCGCCCAGGGCGTTCGCTTCGGTGACCGCGTCGCCATCATGTGCCGCACCCGCTACGAGTGGACGCTCTTCGACTACGCGCTCTGGACGGTCGGCGCCCAGGTGGTGCCCGTCTACCCCACGTCCTCCGCCGAGCAGGTCTTCTGGATGCTGCACGACGCGCAGGTGTCGGCCGCGATGGTCGAGCACGAGGACCACGCGATGACCATCGGCTCGGTGATCGACCGGCTGCCGCAGCTGCGCAGGCTGTGGCAGCTGGACGCCGACGCCGTGGACGAGCTGTACCGCGCCGGC
This Streptomyces sp. NBC_01283 DNA region includes the following protein-coding sequences:
- a CDS encoding exo-alpha-sialidase — translated: MPSALRVRLRSLRTATAALTVVAVGALLPGPAAQAAPDARAAGFEQQVLFKASQDPGYACYRIPAVVKTVKGTLLAFAEGRTNDCSDAGDIDIVVKRSDDGGRTWSPLQVVNEGAGDTHGNPAPIVDRRTGRILLAETYNTGRTDGGNCAVPCDRTPHLQYSDDDGRSWSAPRDLSDQILPADWNSWYATGPVHGLQLTRGRHAGRLVFTVNTETWNGSRVTANHASLIVSDDGGDNWRIGAEDSYPIAQDGTFRQKPSEMTITERPDGAVYVSGREQDGTDLGHRAHTISRDGGDSFVAPFKAIPDLYTPQVQGSTLQFGKRMLLACPGDPDRRRTMQIRSSYDGGRTWDSVDRGTTVTTDWSGYSDLVRADDDHVGLMYEGGAVDARDEIRFARFTEDWLQPRRGPDPTTTDRAPYARPAAVLGGASTTDGRFGSAIALDGRNDAVRLPFRRQLPLGTKDFTASLWFRYSATTGEQPLLWMGGIGTNQPQVWLRGEPASNRVTGLITTREGSTPPKSASVRTTNAYNDGQWHHIALRRGGGQLTMSLDGTQISTADVPGSVTRTSGYGFHVGQRVDSRAHFTGSIDEVRVYDRALSDAELAELGQDGGAKAPVTRDTVAWLPMDHVRASN
- a CDS encoding DUF4185 domain-containing protein is translated as MSADQGPRGGPSARRIWIVLLLALACAAVLLTALPDDREGGDACQARTVSSWTADDKVTGAFARYGDDTARADDWTGGDGTHSVRLPDGRLLWLFSDTFLGQVHAPPNPVGQPHTWRDATAPMVRNSGVVMSRSGTLERTLPAPLFADPAPQQWRWPVAAKVEPRSPGSSEDVVRVLLWTRANGTGPWIYGVPTATEVATLSLPDLRVEGIVKVSDQQSVRDLDKRVLYGTTTVDDGDWTYVFGGNDGKAVSRPASHAYVARVPKGRLAEPGAWRYWDGGDWTESGKPRAVLGDGERKGVGSAFTVGRVKGTYVLFTMAAGTEGLTNVTSYWACSPTGPWHGPAKGFAPPLPKDGAADQDTAAYNPQAHPALSGNGRLLLSYDVNWLDAAPASAAANVSRNVSLYRPRFVSVRLATAQ
- a CDS encoding bile acid:sodium symporter family protein, with product MPIDPYILALLGTVGVAALLPARGMGADVAGGASTAAVALLFFLYGARLSTREALDGLKHWRLHVTVLACTFLVFPLLGLAAKGLVPYVLTPALYSGFLFLTLVPSTIQSSIAFTSMARGNVPAAICAGSFSSLAGIVLTPLLAAALLGNSGGGFSADSVLKIVLQLLVPFLAGQFLRRWIGGFIARNKKVLGLVDRGSILLVVYTAFSEGMVQGIWHQVTPLRLGALLGVEAVLLAVMLALTWYGAKRLGFGRGDRIAIQFAGSKKSLAAGLPMASVLFGAQASLAVLPLMLFHQMQLMVCAVIAKRRSRDPEDFVTEPSPVERTRTAAGTATRSG
- a CDS encoding LysR substrate-binding domain-containing protein — encoded protein: MYDPAQLRTFLAVAQTLSFTQAARRLGLRQSTVSQHVRRLEDATGRQLFARDTHSVELTEDGEAMLGFARRILEVHEQATAFFTGTRLGGRLRFGASEDFVLTRLTDILESFRHDHPDVDLELTVELSGTLHERLDAGKLDLVLAKRRPEDPRGELVWHDELVWIGAERLRLDPERPVPLIVFPPPGISRALALEALERRGRAWRIACTSGSLNGLVAAARAGLGVMAHSHGLIPPGLERVPERAGLPELGAVDFVLLHGERRASAQRAADALAASILAGGDRLHRRRQR
- a CDS encoding Lrp/AsnC family transcriptional regulator, whose translation is MGAASMESAMPDAPDPLDVKLLQALELDGRAPFSKIAAVLGVSDQTVARRYRKLVSDGNLRIVAVRDHEKLGQDQWMLRLRCAPDGADAIATALARRPDTSWIGLTSGGTEVVCCTRPRTRTDQDELLLAKLPRTPHIVDIRAQQMLHRFFGGPDGWLMKHGPLSDEQVAALRCTPPAPAVRDGAPLRIEPEDEPLVAALEQDGRATYPELQQATGRSESAVKRRLGALLASGVIYIDIEYADALIGLRVGTMLWITTAPWAMDSVGKALASHAEIAHATAVAGPSNLMATAVARDIPALYTYLSQKLGQLDGVQHVETAPFMRRVKQLTYRPYPR
- a CDS encoding MFS transporter produces the protein MRTWGPLTAVCLGTFMLLLDVTIVVVALPDMARALDASLSDLQWVIDGYALALAALLLGVGAAADVLGRRRLNVVGTAVFALASLGCGLATNAEVLVAARALQGLGAAAMFATTLPLLGAAYQGRDRSVALGVWGAVSGAAAAMGPIVGGLLTEGPGWRWIFFVNLPVSVASIWLTRRLVPESKGLAGRRVDWAGTVTFALFAGALTYGVVRAGSEGWTSAPTVVTLAVSLLALAAFVAVERRVAHPLLDLKLLRVPAFTGILVGAIGYNAAAFGLMPYLSIWLQTVLGMSPVTGSLVMLPLAATSFLVAAVGGRLLHGVPARLTIGVGLLLIGAGGVALAVLDAGSSWGALIPGLTIAGVGTGLVSPALGGAALAAVPPENSGMAGGAVNTFRQLGYAVGVAGFGTVLTSRMQDSLGHDAAHTVAGGGASAVRGTLSEHTVRAAFASGLNTAAVVAGVVGLVAGAAVLVMVRSAHRTPEAKVPAPAERILEGQPQP